In Acidovorax sp. GBBC 1281, a single window of DNA contains:
- a CDS encoding DUF6402 family protein: MQQRLVKVDQESLRAQLQKKLPPKVRLFQLEDIPGVMRSRMGWPVAAGLMERWFNGAAFRMPAEMKESRSPHRLNQLSSVHLEESIVTMSWALRFARVQTAMATLQSGWATAKGIKELRQKIKDQSFGKTLKRWRFGDFNQSAKVLDATCQVNYLTFGKLSDPMDDFYGAMGEAQLKVAASGFVSTGSNGSGTVDIDELAFYLRDSYDFNDSNPLMSQPLGFWGATGVERHFQLRRDIPISDQWVHTDAADVAATKYEVQNNDFRRWSALQGRGGDFMVLSDVHRVRLAFPLRFDLQ; the protein is encoded by the coding sequence GTGCAACAGCGCCTGGTGAAAGTGGATCAGGAAAGTCTTCGGGCGCAATTGCAGAAGAAGTTACCGCCTAAGGTTCGGCTGTTTCAACTCGAAGATATACCGGGGGTGATGCGCTCGCGAATGGGGTGGCCTGTCGCGGCAGGTTTGATGGAGCGGTGGTTTAACGGGGCCGCTTTTCGCATGCCGGCAGAAATGAAAGAGAGCCGCTCTCCGCATCGTTTGAATCAACTCAGTTCTGTGCACCTGGAAGAAAGCATTGTCACGATGTCCTGGGCCCTTCGATTCGCCCGTGTCCAGACCGCGATGGCCACACTGCAAAGCGGATGGGCGACCGCCAAAGGCATTAAAGAACTGAGGCAAAAAATCAAAGATCAGAGCTTTGGAAAAACGCTGAAGCGGTGGAGATTTGGTGATTTCAATCAATCTGCGAAGGTGCTGGATGCCACTTGCCAAGTGAACTATTTGACGTTCGGAAAACTGAGTGACCCTATGGATGATTTCTACGGGGCGATGGGCGAAGCGCAATTAAAAGTGGCAGCGTCTGGGTTCGTTTCAACGGGAAGTAACGGTTCTGGCACCGTAGATATCGATGAACTGGCGTTCTATCTGCGAGATTCCTATGACTTCAACGATAGCAATCCTTTGATGTCCCAACCGTTAGGATTTTGGGGAGCAACGGGAGTGGAGCGTCATTTCCAACTTCGCAGAGACATACCGATTTCAGATCAATGGGTGCATACGGACGCAGCCGACGTCGCGGCAACGAAATACGAAGTGCAGAACAACGATTTCCGGCGTTGGAGCGCTCTGCAAGGTAGAGGTGGGGATTTCATGGTGCTTTCTGATGTCCACCGCGTCCGCCTTGCATTCCCTCTGAGGTTTGACCTTCAATGA
- a CDS encoding IS630 family transposase, translating to MPNATTRTEIALSEVERAELTSMARSRSLPAALSLRARIVLTCEGTDKASTAVAQALGISRSTVTKWRGRYARHRIAGLYDELRPGRPRTVDDERVAELITKTLHTKPADGGTHWSTRTLAADTGISKSTVARYLQTFNLKPHRADSFKLSTDPLFIEKLRDVVGLYLNPPDNALVLCVDEKSQCQALERTQPMLPMGFGYVEGVTHDYVRHGTTTLFAALNVMNGQVIAQCRPRHRHQEFLAFLRAIDKAVPDELDVHCIADNYASHKHPKVRAWLAERPRWHMHFVPTYSSWLNQVERFFSIITTRAIRRGSFTSVKDLINKIDTFIANYNQSCQPFTWTATADSILEKLARLCGRINGTGH from the coding sequence ATGCCCAATGCAACGACCCGAACAGAAATTGCGCTTAGTGAAGTGGAGCGCGCGGAACTGACGTCCATGGCGCGATCACGTTCGCTGCCAGCGGCGTTGTCGCTCAGGGCGCGCATCGTGCTGACTTGCGAAGGCACAGATAAAGCCAGCACCGCGGTTGCGCAGGCTCTGGGGATCAGTCGTAGCACTGTCACCAAGTGGCGCGGGCGCTATGCGCGCCATCGCATTGCAGGGCTTTACGACGAGTTGCGCCCGGGTCGCCCCCGCACGGTAGATGACGAGCGTGTTGCTGAGTTGATTACCAAGACGTTGCACACCAAGCCTGCTGATGGGGGTACCCACTGGAGCACCCGCACGCTGGCCGCCGATACGGGCATCAGCAAGAGCACGGTGGCGCGCTATCTGCAGACCTTCAACCTCAAGCCGCACCGGGCCGACAGCTTCAAGCTGTCGACCGATCCGCTGTTCATCGAGAAGCTGCGCGACGTTGTGGGGCTGTACCTGAACCCACCTGACAACGCGCTGGTGCTGTGCGTGGACGAGAAGAGCCAATGCCAAGCTTTGGAGCGTACGCAGCCGATGCTGCCAATGGGGTTTGGCTATGTCGAAGGTGTCACGCACGACTACGTGCGCCACGGCACCACCACCTTGTTCGCGGCCCTGAACGTGATGAATGGCCAAGTGATCGCGCAGTGCCGGCCCCGGCATCGTCATCAAGAGTTCCTTGCCTTCCTGCGCGCCATCGACAAGGCAGTGCCCGACGAACTGGATGTGCACTGCATAGCTGATAACTACGCCAGCCACAAGCATCCAAAGGTGCGCGCTTGGTTGGCCGAGCGGCCTCGCTGGCACATGCACTTCGTTCCGACCTATTCAAGCTGGCTCAATCAGGTCGAGCGCTTCTTCTCGATCATCACCACGCGGGCAATCCGCCGTGGCTCGTTCACCAGCGTGAAGGATCTGATCAACAAGATCGACACATTCATCGCGAATTACAACCAGTCCTGCCAGCCGTTTACTTGGACAGCTACAGCAGACTCCATCCTCGAAAAACTCGCCAGACTATGCGGGCGAATTAACGGGACAGGACACTAG
- a CDS encoding glycosyltransferase: MHVLLVNNSPIPVYGYGGTERVIWDLGQMLVRLGHRVSYLVPEGSTCDFGAVLPIRPDAPWDSQIPADVDITHFQFNPRTEIGTPYLVTEHGNARKPKPLPRNTVFLSRDHAARYGSTEFVYNGLQWESYGAVDFARPRDHYHFLGKAAWRVKNVSGAIRVAQLAGVELDVLGGDRINFRRGFRWTLSRRIHFFGMVGGAQKTERLNASRGLIFPVRWHEPFGLAVIESLYFGCPVFSTPYGALPELVPAECGVLADNASALAEAVRANRFDPRACHDHAVRHFGAERMARDYLRMYERVLAGETLNAQAPVIQGEARSLAWRN; the protein is encoded by the coding sequence ATGCACGTGCTGCTCGTCAACAACTCCCCGATCCCGGTCTACGGCTATGGCGGCACCGAGCGCGTCATCTGGGACCTGGGCCAGATGCTGGTGCGCCTGGGCCACCGCGTGAGCTACTTGGTGCCCGAGGGCTCCACCTGCGACTTCGGCGCGGTGCTGCCCATCCGGCCCGATGCGCCGTGGGATTCGCAGATTCCCGCCGACGTGGACATCACGCACTTCCAGTTCAACCCCCGCACCGAGATCGGCACGCCCTACCTGGTCACCGAGCACGGCAATGCCCGAAAGCCCAAGCCGCTGCCGCGCAACACCGTGTTCCTCTCGCGCGACCATGCGGCGCGCTACGGCTCCACCGAGTTCGTCTACAACGGCCTGCAGTGGGAGAGCTACGGCGCTGTGGACTTCGCCCGGCCCCGCGACCACTACCACTTCCTGGGCAAGGCCGCGTGGCGCGTGAAGAACGTGAGCGGCGCCATCCGCGTGGCCCAGCTGGCCGGGGTGGAGCTGGACGTACTGGGCGGCGACCGCATCAATTTCCGCCGGGGTTTCCGGTGGACGCTGTCGCGCCGCATCCATTTCTTCGGCATGGTGGGCGGCGCGCAGAAGACCGAGCGGCTCAACGCCTCGCGCGGGCTGATCTTTCCGGTGCGCTGGCACGAGCCCTTCGGCCTGGCCGTCATCGAGAGCCTGTACTTCGGCTGCCCCGTGTTCTCGACGCCCTACGGCGCGCTGCCGGAACTGGTGCCCGCCGAATGCGGCGTGCTGGCGGACAACGCCAGTGCCCTGGCCGAGGCGGTGCGCGCCAACCGCTTCGACCCCCGGGCTTGCCACGACCATGCCGTGCGCCACTTCGGCGCCGAGCGCATGGCACGCGACTACCTGCGCATGTACGAGCGTGTGCTGGCGGGCGAGACGCTCAATGCCCAGGCGCCCGTGATCCAGGGCGAGGCCCGCTCGCTCGCCTGGCGCAACTGA
- a CDS encoding O-antigen ligase family protein, with product MKPSDVFARLSDVAAFMVPGLALWLRSGYSWGAVVLLLCSLATAGVWLRRPPGREAWWLFASIVAMGFVWALDFDPAQGGWSNLDRPSKYLLALPCLFYLLAYPPRAVWLWWGLAVGACGAGLIGIYQTGVLHLLRANGYTNAIQFGGLSLLLGLMCSAALLVQWGRWAPWQRVGWVVCILLGFEGSLLSESRGGWLVLPLALPVCAWLQARCGQRRLAMVGAALILAGMAGLMALKAHDVRSRVDEARQEITQYESKGDAASSVGQRLAHWKLAWSMGLDRPLTGWGRYGYEAEKQRRVAAGQAHPFVLRFSHAHNEVLDIFAKRGLPGVAVLLLFYAVPLALFWPTRQRVCRTTEHGTMDPQVLCLRMVGVLLPIAYIGFGLTQVFLGHNSGTMFYLFMCMLVLAILQGRERDALRQRAAPAAVPPGPGRPAAASS from the coding sequence GTGAAACCTTCGGATGTCTTCGCACGCCTGTCCGACGTGGCGGCTTTCATGGTGCCCGGCCTGGCCCTGTGGCTGCGCTCGGGCTATTCGTGGGGCGCGGTGGTCCTGCTGCTGTGCAGCCTGGCCACGGCCGGCGTGTGGCTGCGCCGGCCCCCGGGCCGCGAGGCCTGGTGGCTGTTCGCCTCCATCGTCGCCATGGGCTTCGTGTGGGCCCTCGATTTCGACCCGGCCCAGGGCGGCTGGTCCAACCTGGACCGGCCGTCCAAGTACCTGCTGGCACTGCCCTGCCTTTTCTACCTGCTGGCCTATCCGCCGCGTGCGGTCTGGCTGTGGTGGGGCCTCGCCGTGGGGGCGTGCGGCGCGGGGCTCATCGGCATCTACCAGACCGGCGTGCTGCACCTGCTGCGCGCCAACGGCTACACCAATGCGATCCAGTTCGGCGGCCTGAGCCTGCTGCTGGGCCTGATGTGTTCGGCGGCCCTGCTCGTGCAGTGGGGCCGCTGGGCACCCTGGCAGCGCGTGGGCTGGGTGGTGTGCATCCTGCTGGGCTTCGAGGGCTCGCTGCTGTCGGAGTCGCGCGGGGGCTGGCTCGTGCTGCCGCTGGCGCTGCCCGTGTGCGCGTGGCTACAGGCCCGCTGCGGCCAGCGCCGGCTGGCGATGGTCGGGGCGGCGCTGATCCTGGCCGGCATGGCGGGCCTCATGGCGCTCAAGGCGCACGACGTGCGCTCCCGCGTGGACGAGGCGCGCCAGGAGATCACCCAGTACGAATCCAAGGGCGATGCGGCCAGCTCGGTCGGCCAGCGGCTCGCGCACTGGAAACTGGCCTGGTCCATGGGCCTGGACCGGCCGCTCACCGGCTGGGGCCGCTACGGCTACGAGGCCGAGAAGCAGCGGCGCGTGGCCGCAGGGCAGGCCCATCCGTTCGTGCTGCGGTTCAGCCATGCGCACAACGAGGTGCTGGACATCTTCGCCAAGCGCGGCCTGCCCGGCGTGGCGGTGCTGCTGCTGTTCTATGCGGTGCCGCTCGCGCTTTTCTGGCCGACGCGCCAGCGCGTCTGCCGGACCACCGAGCACGGCACCATGGACCCCCAGGTGCTGTGCCTGCGCATGGTGGGCGTGCTGCTGCCCATCGCCTACATTGGCTTCGGGCTCACGCAGGTGTTTCTGGGCCACAACAGCGGCACCATGTTCTACCTGTTCATGTGCATGCTGGTGCTGGCCATCCTGCAGGGCCGCGAGCGCGATGCACTGCGGCAGCGGGCGGCGCCGGCCGCCGTGCCGCCGGGCCCGGGCCGGCCCGCCGCTGCCTCCTCCTGA
- a CDS encoding glycosyltransferase family 2 protein, with the protein MPAERGSAARPTLTVAVLTLNEGHRIEACLASASFADQIVVVDSGSTDDTVAVARRLGAQVHVYPDWQGFAVQRNRLLAHATGDYVFFLDADEVMGPDFREELQAIVRSGERAVWKIRWRMVAFGHELRYLRTTSTVERLFRRDMLREYMGVVHEEAVLTEPGVPRHVMRARLLHHSRETVRGSLEKLTQYAMLGAAKRAAAGKRGGVGRGLASGASMFVRLYVLRLGFLCGGAGFLYCLFVALEAFFRYAALEYDSDRLSESVRR; encoded by the coding sequence ATGCCGGCTGAACGCGGCAGCGCGGCCCGCCCCACGCTCACGGTGGCGGTGCTGACGCTGAACGAGGGCCACCGCATCGAGGCCTGTCTGGCGAGCGCCTCGTTTGCCGACCAGATCGTGGTGGTGGACAGCGGCAGCACGGACGACACCGTGGCCGTGGCGCGGCGCCTGGGTGCCCAGGTGCATGTGTATCCCGACTGGCAGGGCTTTGCCGTGCAGCGCAATCGCCTGCTGGCGCATGCCACGGGCGACTACGTTTTCTTTCTCGACGCCGACGAGGTGATGGGCCCCGACTTCCGCGAGGAGCTGCAGGCCATCGTGCGCTCGGGCGAGCGCGCGGTGTGGAAGATCCGCTGGCGCATGGTGGCCTTCGGCCACGAGTTGCGCTACCTGCGCACCACCTCGACCGTGGAGCGCCTGTTCCGGCGCGACATGCTGCGCGAGTACATGGGCGTGGTCCACGAGGAGGCCGTGCTCACCGAGCCCGGCGTGCCGCGCCACGTGATGCGCGCGCGGCTGCTGCACCACTCGCGCGAGACCGTGCGCGGCAGCCTGGAAAAGCTCACGCAGTACGCCATGCTGGGCGCCGCCAAGCGCGCGGCGGCCGGCAAGCGCGGCGGCGTGGGGCGCGGGCTGGCCTCGGGCGCGAGCATGTTCGTGCGGCTGTACGTGCTGCGGCTCGGGTTCCTGTGCGGCGGTGCCGGTTTCCTTTACTGCCTGTTCGTGGCCCTGGAAGCGTTCTTCCGGTACGCCGCGCTGGAGTACGACAGCGACCGCCTGAGCGAGAGCGTGCGCCGGTGA
- a CDS encoding zinc-finger domain-containing protein has product MSQAIVELVAKDLNPQGGVFCPSPKADMKIWNTHPKVYLDVAHTGEAKCPYCGTVYRLKAGERVHSGH; this is encoded by the coding sequence ATGTCGCAAGCCATCGTCGAACTGGTCGCCAAAGACCTCAACCCCCAGGGCGGTGTCTTCTGCCCGAGCCCCAAGGCGGACATGAAGATCTGGAACACCCACCCCAAGGTGTACCTGGACGTCGCCCACACGGGCGAGGCCAAGTGCCCCTATTGCGGCACGGTGTACCGCCTGAAGGCGGGAGAACGCGTCCACTCCGGCCACTGA
- a CDS encoding branched-chain amino acid transaminase yields MSPVAPSMADRDGKIWMDGQMVDWRDAKIHVLTHTLHYGCGAFEGVRAYKTADGTAIFRLEEHTERLFNSAKILRMTIPFTRDEVNEAQKAVVRENQLESCYLRPLTWIGSQKLGVSPKGNQIHLMVAAWAWGAYLGEEGMKRGIRVKTSSYTRHHVNITMTQAKAVSNYTNSILANMEALDDGYDEALLLDASGFVSEGAGENVFIIKNGVVYTPDLSAGALNGITRNTIVHICKDLGLELVQKRITRDEVYIADEAFFTGTAAEVTPIRELDRLAIGSGSRGPITEKIQSAFFDIVNGRNPQYAHWLTKV; encoded by the coding sequence ATGAGTCCCGTAGCTCCCTCGATGGCCGACCGTGACGGCAAGATATGGATGGACGGCCAGATGGTCGATTGGCGCGACGCCAAGATCCATGTGCTGACCCACACGCTGCACTACGGCTGCGGCGCCTTCGAAGGCGTGCGTGCCTACAAGACGGCCGACGGCACGGCGATCTTCCGCCTCGAGGAGCACACCGAACGCCTGTTCAACAGCGCCAAGATCCTGCGCATGACCATTCCGTTCACCCGCGACGAGGTGAACGAGGCCCAGAAGGCCGTGGTGCGCGAGAACCAGCTCGAATCGTGCTACCTGCGCCCGCTGACCTGGATCGGCTCGCAGAAGCTGGGCGTGTCCCCCAAGGGCAACCAGATCCACCTGATGGTGGCGGCCTGGGCCTGGGGCGCCTACCTGGGCGAAGAGGGCATGAAGCGCGGCATCCGCGTCAAGACCAGCAGCTACACGCGCCACCACGTCAACATCACCATGACGCAGGCCAAGGCGGTGAGCAACTACACCAACTCGATCCTGGCCAACATGGAGGCCCTGGACGACGGCTACGACGAGGCCCTGCTGCTGGACGCCTCCGGCTTCGTGTCCGAGGGCGCGGGCGAGAACGTCTTCATCATCAAGAACGGCGTGGTGTACACGCCCGACCTGTCGGCCGGCGCGCTCAACGGCATCACGCGCAACACCATCGTCCACATCTGCAAGGACCTGGGCCTGGAACTGGTGCAAAAGCGCATCACCCGCGACGAGGTGTACATCGCCGACGAGGCCTTCTTCACCGGCACCGCCGCCGAAGTGACGCCCATCCGCGAACTCGACCGCCTCGCCATCGGCAGCGGCTCGCGCGGCCCGATCACCGAAAAGATCCAGAGCGCCTTCTTCGACATCGTGAACGGCCGCAATCCCCAATACGCCCACTGGCTCACCAAGGTCTGA
- a CDS encoding glycerate kinase encodes MNLRNLFIPVGIAVLVFAAHRSYGWQGVMAVGGGLVMWALLHFTRLMNVMRKAADRPIGHVGSAVMLNAKLRKGVNLMHVVAMTRSLGEPLSADGEEPERYRWTDGTQSHVTCEFRAGKLVEWALVRPVPQEDAPQAPADVAAPARADS; translated from the coding sequence ATGAATCTGCGCAACCTCTTCATTCCCGTCGGCATCGCGGTGCTGGTCTTCGCGGCCCACCGCTCCTATGGCTGGCAGGGCGTCATGGCGGTCGGGGGCGGGCTCGTGATGTGGGCACTGCTGCATTTCACCCGGCTCATGAACGTCATGCGCAAGGCGGCCGACCGGCCCATCGGCCACGTGGGCAGCGCCGTCATGCTCAATGCCAAGCTGCGCAAGGGGGTCAATCTCATGCACGTGGTGGCCATGACGCGCTCGCTGGGCGAGCCGCTGTCGGCCGACGGCGAGGAGCCCGAGCGCTACCGCTGGACCGACGGCACGCAGTCGCACGTGACGTGCGAATTCCGGGCCGGCAAGCTGGTGGAATGGGCGCTCGTGCGGCCCGTGCCGCAGGAGGATGCGCCCCAGGCGCCGGCGGATGTGGCGGCCCCTGCCCGCGCAGACTCGTAA
- the radA gene encoding DNA repair protein RadA: MAKEKTLFTCSECGGTSPRWLGKCPACGAWNTLVETVAEAGPGKNRLSAPQFSGLAQAQAVMPLAAIEATDIARTPSGIDELDRVLGGGIVEGGVVLIGGDPGIGKSTLLLQALDALQRVGLPTLYVTGEESGAQVALRSRRLGLDHSQVNVLAEIQLEKILATIDATQPAVAVIDSIQTVYSDQLTSAPGSVAQVRECAAHLTRAAKASGVTIILVGHVTKEGALAGPRVLEHMVDTVLYFEGDTHSQFRLVRAIKNRFGAVNEIGVFAMTEKGLKGVTNPSAIFLSQHSEPVPGSCVLVTLEGTRPMLVEIQALVDEGGPSPRRLSVGLDRDRLAMLLAVLHRHAGVACMDQDVFVNAVGGVRISEPAADLAVMLSITSSLRGKPLPKGFIAFGEVGLAGEVRPAPRGQERLKEAAKLGFSVAVVPKANAPKKPIEGITIHAVERVEEAMEVVRGMG, encoded by the coding sequence ATGGCCAAAGAAAAAACCCTCTTCACCTGCTCCGAGTGCGGCGGCACCAGCCCGCGCTGGCTGGGCAAATGCCCGGCCTGCGGTGCCTGGAACACCCTGGTCGAAACCGTGGCCGAGGCCGGCCCGGGCAAGAACCGCCTCAGCGCGCCGCAGTTTTCGGGCCTGGCGCAGGCCCAGGCGGTGATGCCGCTGGCCGCCATCGAGGCGACCGACATCGCCCGCACGCCGAGCGGCATCGACGAGCTGGACCGGGTGCTGGGCGGCGGCATCGTGGAGGGCGGCGTGGTGCTGATCGGCGGCGACCCGGGCATCGGCAAGTCCACGCTGCTGCTGCAGGCGCTGGATGCGCTGCAGCGCGTGGGCCTGCCCACGCTGTACGTGACGGGCGAGGAAAGCGGCGCGCAGGTGGCGCTGCGCTCGCGCCGCCTGGGCCTGGACCACAGCCAGGTGAACGTGCTGGCCGAGATCCAGCTGGAGAAGATTCTCGCCACCATCGATGCCACCCAGCCGGCCGTGGCGGTGATCGACTCGATCCAGACGGTGTACTCCGACCAGCTCACGAGCGCGCCCGGGTCGGTGGCCCAGGTGCGCGAGTGCGCGGCGCACCTCACGCGGGCGGCCAAGGCCTCGGGCGTGACCATCATCCTCGTGGGCCACGTCACCAAGGAGGGGGCGCTCGCCGGCCCGCGCGTGCTGGAGCACATGGTCGATACGGTGCTGTACTTCGAAGGCGACACGCACAGCCAGTTCCGCTTGGTGCGCGCCATCAAGAACCGCTTCGGCGCGGTCAACGAGATCGGCGTGTTCGCCATGACGGAAAAGGGCCTCAAGGGCGTGACCAACCCGAGCGCCATCTTCCTGAGCCAGCACAGCGAGCCCGTGCCCGGCAGCTGCGTGCTGGTCACGCTGGAGGGCACGCGGCCCATGCTGGTGGAGATCCAGGCGCTGGTGGACGAGGGCGGCCCCAGCCCGCGCCGGCTGTCGGTGGGGCTGGACCGCGACCGCCTGGCCATGCTGCTGGCGGTGCTGCACCGGCACGCCGGCGTGGCCTGCATGGACCAGGACGTGTTCGTGAACGCCGTGGGCGGCGTGCGCATCAGCGAGCCCGCGGCCGACCTGGCGGTGATGCTGTCCATCACCTCCAGCCTGCGCGGCAAGCCATTGCCCAAAGGATTCATCGCCTTCGGCGAAGTGGGACTGGCCGGCGAGGTGCGCCCGGCCCCGCGCGGTCAGGAGCGGCTCAAGGAGGCGGCCAAGCTGGGCTTCAGCGTGGCCGTGGTGCCCAAGGCCAATGCGCCCAAGAAGCCCATCGAGGGCATCACCATCCATGCGGTGGAGCGGGTGGAGGAGGCGATGGAGGTGGTGCGCGGCATGGGCTGA
- a CDS encoding 2-dehydropantoate 2-reductase, translating to MKACIYGAGAIGGWLAVALARAGGDVSMVARGATRQALDAQGLRLVQPDGSVHATPVRAHDDPAALGVQGLVVLAVKAPALPDVAARIAPLIGPHTLVLTAMNGVPWWFLDGCGGPAQGQALQSVDPSGAMARAVPAGQVIGGVVHTSCSLDAPGVVRHHFGNRLILGEPAGAPTPRLQALADTLRRGGIEAEVSSRIQQDVWFKLWGNLTVNPISALTGATTDRILDDDLVRTFISNVMREAKAIGERLGLPIDQQPEDRHAVTRKLGAFKTSMLQDVEAGKPLEIDALVGAVHELGRLTAVPTPHTDALLGLVRLMAQVRGLH from the coding sequence ATGAAGGCATGTATCTATGGCGCGGGCGCCATCGGCGGCTGGCTCGCCGTGGCACTGGCGCGTGCAGGCGGCGATGTATCCATGGTGGCGCGCGGCGCCACGCGGCAGGCCCTCGATGCGCAGGGCCTGCGCCTCGTTCAACCCGATGGTTCCGTGCACGCCACGCCGGTGCGAGCGCACGACGATCCGGCCGCCCTGGGCGTGCAGGGCCTGGTGGTGCTGGCCGTCAAGGCCCCGGCCCTGCCCGACGTGGCCGCACGCATCGCGCCGCTGATCGGCCCCCACACGCTGGTGCTCACGGCCATGAACGGCGTGCCGTGGTGGTTCCTCGACGGCTGCGGCGGCCCCGCACAAGGCCAGGCGCTGCAGTCGGTCGACCCCTCGGGCGCCATGGCGCGTGCCGTGCCGGCCGGCCAGGTGATCGGCGGTGTGGTCCACACCAGTTGCTCGCTCGATGCGCCCGGGGTGGTGCGCCACCACTTCGGCAACCGGCTCATCCTGGGCGAGCCCGCCGGCGCGCCCACGCCGCGGCTGCAGGCACTGGCCGACACGCTGCGGCGCGGCGGCATCGAGGCCGAGGTGTCCTCCCGCATCCAGCAGGACGTGTGGTTCAAGCTCTGGGGCAACCTGACGGTCAACCCCATCAGCGCCCTCACCGGCGCCACCACCGACCGCATCCTCGACGACGACCTGGTGCGCACCTTCATCTCCAACGTGATGCGCGAGGCCAAGGCCATCGGCGAACGGCTGGGCCTGCCGATCGACCAGCAGCCCGAAGACCGCCATGCCGTCACCCGCAAGCTGGGCGCCTTCAAGACCTCGATGCTGCAGGACGTGGAGGCCGGCAAGCCGCTGGAGATCGATGCCCTTGTGGGCGCGGTGCATGAACTGGGCCGCCTCACCGCCGTGCCCACGCCGCACACCGACGCCCTGCTGGGCCTGGTGCGGCTGATGGCGCAGGTGCGTGGCCTGCACTGA
- a CDS encoding glutathione S-transferase family protein: protein MASLTLYYAPGTCAQAVRIALNEAGADHALERMDFKAQQQRTPEYLAINPKGRVPALATGQGVLTETPALLAYVAQRFPEARLAPTDPHGFARMQEFNSYLASTVHVAHAHRPRASRWADEPEAIAAMQRKVGANMTECFALIEQQLQGPWVLGDAYSVSDGYLFTIGGWLQSDGVDIARFPKVHAHAQRVAARPAVQRSLD, encoded by the coding sequence ATGGCCTCGCTGACCCTCTACTACGCCCCCGGCACCTGCGCGCAGGCCGTTCGCATCGCGTTGAACGAAGCCGGCGCCGACCACGCGCTGGAGCGCATGGACTTCAAGGCGCAGCAGCAGCGCACGCCCGAGTACCTGGCCATCAACCCCAAGGGCCGCGTGCCGGCCCTGGCCACCGGGCAGGGCGTGCTGACCGAGACGCCCGCGCTGCTGGCCTATGTGGCCCAGCGGTTCCCTGAAGCGCGGCTGGCGCCCACCGATCCCCACGGGTTCGCGCGGATGCAGGAGTTCAACAGCTACCTGGCCTCCACCGTGCATGTGGCCCATGCCCACCGGCCCCGCGCCAGCCGCTGGGCCGACGAGCCCGAGGCCATCGCCGCGATGCAGCGCAAGGTCGGCGCCAACATGACCGAATGCTTCGCGCTGATCGAGCAGCAGCTGCAGGGGCCGTGGGTGCTGGGCGACGCCTATTCGGTGAGCGACGGCTACCTGTTCACCATCGGTGGATGGCTGCAAAGCGATGGCGTGGACATCGCCCGGTTCCCCAAGGTGCATGCGCACGCGCAGCGCGTGGCGGCGCGGCCGGCGGTGCAGCGGTCGTTGGATTGA